In one window of Campylobacter sp. DNA:
- a CDS encoding SDR family NAD(P)-dependent oxidoreductase: protein MENQIWLITAATGGFGESLAKYALSRGDKVVATSRTMRKLNEKFGDESENFLPFELKFEGDLQAKFKALVEATQKKFGRIDNLVNNAGYGLLGIVEETGEADLRTQFEINVFAPFLLTQAALKLMRPQAIKDGGSEEKIVARIFNLSSIGGFRTSGASTPYCMSKFAVSALSEGLNLELNQFSIRAINVMPTGFRTEFLAESLKTGAGAIKDYDEFRSATIEKFKAYNGKQPGDPATFGPVMFEISRQAMPAQYLFMGSSVFKNAEQKMALVMADMKDTRSIAGEAMDFKDATASAFDKRNK from the coding sequence ATGGAAAATCAAATTTGGCTTATCACGGCCGCTACGGGCGGCTTTGGAGAGAGTTTGGCAAAATATGCTCTAAGTAGAGGCGATAAGGTCGTCGCTACGTCAAGAACGATGAGAAAACTAAATGAGAAATTCGGCGACGAAAGCGAGAATTTTTTACCGTTTGAATTAAAATTCGAAGGCGATCTGCAGGCTAAATTTAAAGCGCTGGTAGAGGCGACGCAGAAAAAATTCGGTCGCATCGACAACCTCGTGAATAACGCCGGATACGGACTTTTAGGCATAGTCGAGGAGACTGGTGAGGCTGATTTAAGGACGCAGTTTGAGATAAACGTCTTTGCGCCGTTTTTACTAACGCAGGCCGCGCTTAAACTAATGCGTCCGCAAGCGATAAAAGACGGCGGTAGCGAAGAGAAGATTGTCGCTCGTATCTTTAATCTAAGCTCGATCGGCGGCTTTCGTACGAGCGGGGCTAGCACGCCTTATTGTATGAGTAAATTTGCCGTTTCCGCGCTTAGCGAGGGGCTAAATTTAGAGTTAAATCAGTTCAGTATTCGCGCGATAAACGTCATGCCAACGGGCTTTAGGACGGAATTTTTAGCCGAAAGCTTAAAAACTGGTGCGGGCGCGATCAAGGACTACGATGAGTTTAGAAGCGCTACTATCGAGAAATTTAAGGCTTACAACGGAAAACAGCCGGGTGATCCGGCGACCTTTGGGCCCGTGATGTTTGAGATCTCGCGCCAGGCTATGCCTGCACAGTATCTTTTTATGGGCTCAAGCGTCTTTAAAAACGCCGAGCAAAAAATGGCGCTCGTGATGGCGGATATGAAGGACA
- a CDS encoding aldo/keto reductase has protein sequence MPLNSTILPPRRHKRALKAFDASMKKLGLDYLDLYLIHQPYGDIYGAWRAMSRLKKEGRIRSIGVSNFYADRIVDLCENSGVIPAVNQLECHPFFQREALKRVLDGYGVAFESWASFAEGKNNIFKNAVLSSIGEKYGKSSAQVILRWLIQRDIIVIPKSVKIERMKQNFDIFDFALAPDDMAAIAALDTGKTLFFDHADPERVKWLVNWMKHNAPKQ, from the coding sequence TTGCCGCTAAATTCCACCATTTTACCGCCACGCAGGCACAAGCGCGCGCTAAAAGCCTTTGATGCGTCGATGAAAAAGCTAGGGCTTGACTACCTCGACCTTTATCTCATTCATCAGCCATATGGCGATATTTACGGCGCGTGGCGAGCGATGAGTAGGCTTAAAAAAGAGGGTCGCATCCGCTCTATCGGCGTTAGCAACTTCTACGCCGATCGGATCGTCGATCTGTGCGAAAACAGCGGCGTCATCCCTGCGGTAAATCAGCTTGAGTGTCATCCATTTTTTCAGCGTGAAGCGTTAAAGCGCGTGCTTGATGGCTACGGCGTAGCGTTTGAGTCGTGGGCTAGCTTCGCCGAGGGTAAAAACAATATATTTAAAAACGCCGTACTAAGCAGTATTGGTGAAAAATACGGCAAAAGCTCAGCTCAGGTTATTTTGCGCTGGTTAATTCAGCGCGACATCATCGTCATTCCAAAGAGTGTAAAAATAGAGCGAATGAAGCAAAATTTCGATATTTTTGATTTTGCACTTGCACCTGATGATATGGCTGCTATCGCTGCGCTTGATACAGGCAAGACGCTATTTTTCGACCACGCAGATCCCGAGCGCGTAAAGTGGCTCGTAAACTGGATGAAGCATAATGCACCAAAACAATAA
- a CDS encoding AraC family transcriptional regulator has product MRELAAELGISTSSFYHNFKKITALSPLDFQKRIRLQEARYILQNKSGTASQAVFDVGYQSPSQFSREYARMFGMLPKAHAQTLRD; this is encoded by the coding sequence ATGCGCGAGTTGGCGGCCGAGCTCGGCATCAGCACGTCGTCGTTTTATCATAATTTCAAAAAAATTACCGCGCTAAGCCCGCTTGATTTTCAAAAGCGCATTAGACTGCAGGAAGCTAGATATATCTTGCAAAACAAAAGTGGCACGGCTTCTCAAGCGGTCTTTGACGTCGGATACCAAAGTCCGTCGCAATTCAGCAGGGAGTACGCGAGGATGTTCGGCATGTTGCCTAAAGCTCACGCGCAGACGCTTCGAGACTAA